Below is a genomic region from Flavobacterium ginsengisoli.
CTGGCATTCGTTCTGTAGGCCCAAAAGCATCTACAGCGGTTTTAAGTGAGCTGAGTTTCATTGCTGCAGCTCCGATAGGTAAAATTGCCATGGTTTTTAGAAAATCTTTACGATTCATTTTTTATAATTAATTGCTTAAAAAGTATCTTTTATTTGTGATACAAAATTGCATTTAATTACAACGAAAGGGGTAACGATTTTCGGAAGAAAGGTTGTGTTTTTAAGAAAGAAGCTTTTTCATTTCTTCTCTAAATTCTGTTGGAGTCATTCCTGCTTTTCGTTTAAAAGCGTGCGTAAAATAGGTTTTTTCATTAAATCCGAGTTCGTAACCTATTTCGGCAATGTTTTTATCTGTTGTCATTAATAAGTTTTTGGCTTCGGTTAATTTTCTAGTTTCAATAATTTCCGAAACACTTTGCTGTAAAATATTTTGGCAGATAATATTTAAGTTGCGTGAAGTCATAAAGAGTTTTTCAGCGTAAAAATTAACATCTTTAGATTCTTTGTAATGCTGTTCTAATAACCTCAAAAAGTTTTTAAAAGTAGAACTCTGAATTTTTTTCGATTCAGCGTTATCTAAATTTAGCTTTCGTCTTTCCGATTCGATAATGGTAAAAAGCGCGCTCAATAATTGTTTGATAACAGCAAGATCAGGAGCTTCTTGTTCGTATTCATCAAAAATAATTTTACAGATGGTATCTAATTTTTCAAAACAATAATTGCTTTGCAAGCTAATATTCGCTTTGTCATGAAAAGAAGCGTAAAGACTGAAAGTAGATTCAGCGATGAATTCGCTTTTAAATCGTAAAACCCACATATCGCAATCTCCATCTTTTATGAGAGGTTTTGCGCGATGAATTTTTCCTTGAGTCACAAAACTAATAAAAGGCGCTTCAATCAATTTGGACTGAAAATCTATAAAATGTTCTAACTGGCCTTTATTTCCAATTATGAGTTCTTCAAAATCATGTGCATGAGGTTCATTTACCGATTGCATAATTTTTTCAGATTCGGCAGCCGTAATCTTAAACATTTTGAAAATCTCAGTCATAATTGGTGTTTAG
It encodes:
- a CDS encoding helix-turn-helix transcriptional regulator is translated as MTEIFKMFKITAAESEKIMQSVNEPHAHDFEELIIGNKGQLEHFIDFQSKLIEAPFISFVTQGKIHRAKPLIKDGDCDMWVLRFKSEFIAESTFSLYASFHDKANISLQSNYCFEKLDTICKIIFDEYEQEAPDLAVIKQLLSALFTIIESERRKLNLDNAESKKIQSSTFKNFLRLLEQHYKESKDVNFYAEKLFMTSRNLNIICQNILQQSVSEIIETRKLTEAKNLLMTTDKNIAEIGYELGFNEKTYFTHAFKRKAGMTPTEFREEMKKLLS